From Neomonachus schauinslandi chromosome 4, ASM220157v2, whole genome shotgun sequence:
agcaacagaaatttgttctcacagttctgaaagctAGAATTCTGAAATCAGGGTGTTGATAAAGGCCAtgttctctctgaaggctctagggaagaattcCTTGCCTCTTCGAGCTTCTGGAGGCTTTCAGCAATCCTTtgtgttccttggcttatggatGCATAACTGCATAACTCCAATTTTTGCTTCCTAATTCAGATggccctctctgtgtctctgtcctgTTATGTCCTTATAAGGATATTGTCATTGGATTTATGGCCCAACCTattccaggatgatctcatctcaattTTTTATTATCTGCAAGGACCCTACTTCCAAATGACATCATATTtggaggttctgggtggacatgaattttggggtaCACTTTCCAACCCACCATAGTGTAACAAagtcatggggaaaaaagaggtaGTTGGAAGGACTGAGGAGGCTTATATATAGGAGGCATCTTGGTCCCCATTGTATCTATGTTGTATTGTATGTGTACCAGTGTCATAGCAACTAcctgtgggaggaaggagggaattatttttaaattactgatgcAAGATAATTAAGCCTTCAACCAATTGCAGTGCATGAGAGTGTGTTACAGTCTTACCAACAGAGTATGTTGTCAAACTTTTAGTTTTTGGCATCTCACTGTGCTTTTAATTTCATGTTCTTATGATTGAGGTTTATTAACATTTCATCTGTTTAAGGACCATGTGCATTTTTGGTTCAGTGAGCTGTCTGCTTATATTTCTTGCATGTGTGTGGATAGggttgttgatctttttcttctcaCATACTAGAAACCTTTTATATGTTGGGGATATTAACGCTCTGTGATAGAGGTTgcagatatttttctcatttgtctctACTTTGTTTATGTCCATGTACATTTATAATGTAATCAGATTTACCTGTCTTTCCCCTTGATTGCTTCTGTGTTTTCAGTAATAATTAGAAAAGTTTTCCCATTCTCAGATTATAAAGGACTTCATGCATGTTTTCTTATagctctgtgattttattttttacatttaaatctcgGGATAATTTGGAATTTTCCTGGTAGGTGATATGAGGGAtggattgaattttatttttttctatatggctattcagttgtcccaacaccactTTTGCCcacatatttgagatttttttttttaagattttatttatttattagtgagagTGTGTgcggaggagcagaaggagagggataggcagactccgcgctgagcacggagccctgtgtggggcacaatttcacaaccctgagatcgtgacctgagccaaaatcgagagttggacactgaacctactgagccacccagatgccctgagatTATATCTTTATACTAAATTTTCATATGcagttaagtttatttctagatttcccattttgttccattgatctgtttattTGTGCACCAGCACCACACCATTTTAATTATAGTCTTATGTTTTAGTATCTAattcctctccccaccttttttttcttcttttgtttttccaaattaacTTTGTAATCAACTTGTCTAGGATCTCAACTTGTCTGTTTTCTGAACAGATGGTGTTTTTGTTGGGATCATGTTAAAATTATACAATCAAACtaaggaaatttacattttaagtcatttattgtggtaaaatatgcataacataaaatttaccatttgaactgtttttaaatatgcatttgagaagtcattgatttttaatctttttaatatgacaggtaaaaaaaaatctcactgttTTAACTTGAATGTCTTTTCTTGGTAAAAGAAGTTGAATATATTTCCCACGTATTTCTTAACCACTGGTGTGTTTTTTGGTAACTTGCTGTTTTAATCCTGGGCACTTAGTCTGATAATGTTAGTctcatatttaaacatttaatgttAAGCATGTGGAAGTGCTTGTTAATAGAgagttttatttaataatctgCTAACTGAATTAACATTTATAATATGCATAAGGATCTTTGAGTAATGTTAAGTCTTTTATTGGGGAACTGAGGTGGAGGCCAGTTAACACTAAAGCAGATTTCCTACATGGAGAGGCAGAGCAGTGTATTGGCCAGTGGCCGGGACACTGGAGTCAAATTGCCTGGCTTTGAACCGCAGTACTGCCTGTCTCTAGGTAGCTTTGTGACATTGAGCAagtgctttgtttttctcatgtCTTACATGGGAATGAGGATGATAGTCATGCATCTTGCTTTTTTGAAGATgtcatgaataaaatatataagtatgtaaagtacttaaaacaGATCTTGGAAAATAATAATCACTATAtatgtgttttgattttgttgttttgatgaTGGTAGAAGAAGAAAGGTGGAAGAATTAATTGGATAGATTGATGCttttataaaatctaaatattaatactgtcccttttttttttcttgtttaggtGTGAAATGTTTCTCTTATTCTACAAGTGTCATCAGCCTTGCATTACTACCATACATTTTTGCACAAAACAGTATTATATTTGGAAGTGTGcctttgcaaatattattttatggcATCATAGGAAGCTTTACAGTGATCACTCCAGCACTGCTTCACTTTGTTACAAAAGGCTACGTCGTTCGGTTGTACCATGAAGCTACAACAGACACTTATAAAGCCATTACTTACAATGTTGTGCTTCTAGAAACGAGTACAGTGTTTCACCAGAATGATGTGAAGATTCCAGACAGCGCACATGTGTTTACCACATTTTATGCTAAAACGAAATCACTGTTAGTTAATCCAGGGCTCTTTCCAAACCCTGACGATTATAACCATCTAATGGGTTATGACAAACCATTCACTTTTGATATGGGAGAAGACAGTGAGAAGAAACAGGTTAAAGATGAGAAATGAGTCTGTTGTTTTTTAGGTTTGTGCTTAAATGTGATTTATGTTCCAATGTATAATA
This genomic window contains:
- the TMEM70 gene encoding transmembrane protein 70, mitochondrial — encoded protein: MLLLALGSSWAAELRLGGKRTVPWAAAALRGLRAAASRVASCSGSSGLVGCGSVGLRGASPLLGRRVRTQIPLCWERCVQCLHTQLEKSEDGRLIYTGNLARTVFGVKCFSYSTSVISLALLPYIFAQNSIIFGSVPLQILFYGIIGSFTVITPALLHFVTKGYVVRLYHEATTDTYKAITYNVVLLETSTVFHQNDVKIPDSAHVFTTFYAKTKSLLVNPGLFPNPDDYNHLMGYDKPFTFDMGEDSEKKQVKDEK